From a single Actinomyces viscosus genomic region:
- the murA gene encoding UDP-N-acetylglucosamine 1-carboxyvinyltransferase gives MVDGLLQVEGGRPLTGEITVRGAKNLVPKAMVAALLGSSPSVLRNVPLIRDVDVVSGLLSLHGVSIDYDQREGVLQLDSSKVESAHMADIDAHAGSSRIPILFCGPLLHRLGEAFIPDLGGCRIGDRPIDFHLEILRQFGATVDKQAQGIRLTAPAGLNGTVIELPYPSVGATEQTLLTAVRAHGLTELRNAAVEPEIMDLVDVLQKMGAIISVDTDRTIHVEGVDELCGYTHSALPDRIEAASWASAALATRGDVFVRGAHQSHMTTFLNTFRKVGGAFDVTDEGIRFYHPGGDLHSIVVETNVHPGFMTDWQQPLVVALTQAQGLSIVHETVYENRFGFTGALRKMGATIQVYRECLGGTECRFGQRNFYHSAVISGPTPLTGADIVVPDLRGGFSHLIAALAAEGTSRVEGVNLIDRGYEHFMSKLESLNAAVTRLA, from the coding sequence ATGGTCGACGGTCTGCTCCAGGTCGAGGGCGGTCGCCCGCTGACTGGTGAGATCACCGTCCGGGGAGCCAAGAACCTGGTTCCCAAGGCGATGGTGGCGGCCCTGCTGGGATCATCCCCCTCAGTGCTGCGCAACGTCCCACTCATCCGCGACGTTGACGTGGTCTCGGGGCTGCTGAGCCTGCACGGTGTGAGCATCGACTACGACCAGCGCGAGGGCGTGCTTCAGCTGGACTCCTCCAAGGTCGAGTCCGCCCACATGGCCGACATCGACGCGCACGCCGGCTCCTCGCGCATCCCGATCCTCTTCTGCGGCCCGCTCCTGCACCGCCTGGGGGAGGCCTTCATCCCGGACCTGGGGGGCTGCCGCATCGGCGACCGTCCCATCGACTTCCACCTGGAGATCCTGCGTCAGTTCGGCGCCACCGTCGACAAGCAGGCCCAGGGCATCCGGCTGACCGCGCCGGCCGGCCTGAACGGCACCGTCATCGAGCTCCCCTACCCCTCGGTCGGCGCCACCGAGCAGACCCTGCTCACCGCTGTGCGTGCCCACGGGCTGACCGAGCTGCGAAACGCCGCCGTCGAGCCCGAGATCATGGACCTGGTCGACGTCCTGCAGAAGATGGGCGCCATCATCTCGGTGGACACCGACCGCACCATCCACGTCGAGGGCGTCGACGAGCTGTGCGGCTACACCCACTCGGCCCTGCCCGACCGCATCGAGGCGGCCTCCTGGGCCTCGGCCGCCCTGGCCACCCGCGGAGACGTGTTCGTGCGCGGCGCCCACCAGAGCCACATGACCACCTTCCTCAACACCTTCCGCAAGGTGGGAGGCGCCTTCGACGTCACCGACGAGGGCATCCGCTTCTACCACCCCGGCGGGGACCTGCACTCAATCGTGGTCGAGACCAACGTCCACCCCGGCTTCATGACCGACTGGCAGCAGCCCCTCGTTGTGGCGCTCACCCAGGCCCAGGGCCTGTCCATCGTCCACGAGACCGTCTACGAGAACCGCTTCGGATTCACCGGCGCACTTCGCAAGATGGGGGCCACCATCCAGGTCTACCGCGAGTGCCTGGGCGGAACCGAGTGCCGCTTCGGTCAACGCAACTTCTACCACTCCGCGGTCATCTCCGGTCCCACCCCGCTGACCGGTGCCGACATCGTCGTGCCCGACCTGCGCGGCGGCTTCTCCCACCTCATCGCGGCCCTGGCCGCCGAGGGCACCAGCCGGGTCGAGGGCGTCAACCTCATCGACCGCGGCTACGAGCACTTCATGTCCAAGCTGGAGTCCCTCAACGCCGCCGTCACCCGCCTGGCCTGA
- a CDS encoding NAD(P)H-dependent glycerol-3-phosphate dehydrogenase produces the protein MNGIDAASGRRAAVIGSGAWGTTFASLLAQAGTPTTIWARRQEVADEINAGTNERYVPDHRLPSGVTATTDLARAVEGAGVVVVAVPSQEARGVLEPVRGALADDAVAVSLMKGVELGTGLRMSEVLAQALGIDGSRVVVVSGPNLADEIAAGQPTATVVAAVDEQVAARVAAMCATATFRPYTNTDVLGVELCGAVKNVIALAVGAAAGRGLGDNSKATIITRGLVEITRLGLALGARPETFAGLAGMGDLVATCSSPLSRNQTFGRHLGEGMSVAEAAAASRGVAEGAKSARAVLDLARSHGVDMPITAGVVTVVEGAASVAQVTDALLARPRKAEGVHAAPSQT, from the coding sequence GTGAACGGCATCGACGCGGCGTCAGGGCGGCGGGCGGCCGTCATCGGCTCGGGCGCCTGGGGCACGACCTTCGCGAGTCTCCTCGCCCAGGCGGGCACCCCGACGACGATCTGGGCCCGGCGCCAGGAGGTGGCCGACGAGATCAACGCCGGCACCAACGAGCGCTACGTCCCCGACCACCGTCTGCCGTCAGGAGTCACTGCCACCACCGACCTGGCCAGGGCCGTCGAGGGGGCGGGCGTCGTCGTCGTGGCCGTGCCCTCCCAGGAGGCCCGAGGGGTCCTGGAACCCGTCCGCGGCGCTCTGGCCGACGACGCCGTGGCCGTCTCCCTCATGAAGGGCGTCGAGCTGGGCACCGGGCTGCGGATGAGCGAGGTGCTGGCCCAGGCCCTGGGCATCGACGGCTCTCGCGTCGTCGTCGTCTCCGGTCCCAACCTCGCCGACGAGATCGCCGCGGGCCAGCCCACCGCCACCGTGGTGGCCGCCGTCGACGAGCAGGTCGCCGCCAGGGTCGCCGCCATGTGCGCCACCGCCACCTTCCGCCCCTACACGAATACCGACGTCCTGGGCGTCGAGCTGTGCGGGGCGGTCAAGAACGTCATCGCCCTGGCCGTCGGCGCCGCCGCGGGCCGGGGCCTGGGGGACAACTCCAAGGCCACGATCATCACCCGGGGCCTGGTCGAGATCACCCGTCTGGGCCTGGCGCTCGGTGCTCGTCCTGAGACCTTCGCCGGACTGGCCGGTATGGGGGACCTGGTGGCCACCTGCTCCTCGCCCCTGAGCCGTAACCAGACCTTCGGCCGCCACCTCGGTGAGGGAATGAGCGTGGCCGAGGCCGCCGCGGCCTCCCGGGGCGTGGCCGAGGGCGCCAAGTCCGCCCGCGCCGTCCTCGACCTGGCCCGCTCCCACGGCGTGGACATGCCGATCACCGCCGGTGTCGTCACCGTCGTCGAGGGCGCGGCCAGCGTCGCCCAGGTGACCGACGCGCTGCTGGCCCGCCCCCGCAAGGCCGAGGGCGTCCACGCGGCCCCGTCTCAGACCTAG
- the lexA gene encoding transcriptional repressor LexA has protein sequence MSTTADQGAAPASAPRAGAHASGAGAVAEVVNGLDRRARAVYEAVREAIAAHGYPPSLREIGEQVGLTSPSSVKHQLDKLERLGLVRRDPNRPRAMEVVSASGTGDREDASTVTAQTVPLEAVRVPGIEDGEAVAVPLVGRIAAGTPILAEQDVTDVMALPRRLTGEGELFMLEVHGDSMIEAAICDGDWVVVRSQPDAANGEIVAAMVEDVDGASATVKVLSRRDGHQWLLPRNPSYAPIDGDRATIMGKVVTVLRSL, from the coding sequence ATGAGCACCACAGCAGACCAGGGCGCCGCACCGGCGTCGGCCCCGCGCGCCGGTGCGCACGCCTCCGGGGCAGGCGCAGTCGCCGAGGTCGTCAACGGCCTCGACAGGCGCGCCCGCGCGGTCTACGAGGCGGTCCGCGAGGCGATCGCCGCCCACGGCTATCCGCCCTCCCTGCGGGAGATCGGCGAGCAGGTGGGGCTGACGAGCCCGTCCTCCGTCAAGCACCAGCTGGACAAGCTCGAGCGCCTGGGCCTGGTGCGCCGGGACCCCAATCGTCCTCGGGCCATGGAGGTCGTCTCCGCCAGCGGCACCGGTGACCGTGAAGACGCCTCCACGGTCACCGCGCAGACGGTCCCGCTCGAGGCCGTCCGGGTCCCGGGCATCGAGGACGGGGAGGCGGTCGCCGTGCCGCTGGTGGGACGAATCGCCGCCGGGACCCCGATCCTGGCGGAGCAGGATGTGACTGACGTCATGGCGCTGCCTCGCCGCCTCACCGGCGAGGGCGAGCTCTTCATGCTGGAGGTGCACGGGGACTCGATGATCGAGGCGGCCATCTGCGACGGCGACTGGGTGGTGGTGCGCTCACAGCCCGATGCGGCCAACGGCGAGATCGTGGCGGCCATGGTCGAGGACGTCGACGGCGCCTCGGCGACGGTCAAGGTGCTCTCACGCCGTGACGGTCACCAGTGGCTGCTCCCCCGCAACCCCAGCTACGCCCCGATCGACGGCGACCGTGCCACGATCATGGGCAAGGTGGTCACGGTACTCAGGTCGCTGTAG
- a CDS encoding LysM peptidoglycan-binding domain-containing protein, translating to MSAIAIPPRSASRAQARGRTGGQAAGRLGGSAGAQPSSRPRLRLVTDDFVPEVPARRDADDAARRPAAAPVSGSTEPSMRRPSRPASLRGRRSELERLAPQHPAVRAARLRDDARWDDARREGAPQGDRQGAAGSPWREEGRQRSGSGLRLLRGGSLAVIAAVVLACCGLTVGGLAGLASPTSAAADAQAPARTTTTVVRPGQSLWEIAAASGTSDVSGMVARIVELNDLEGATVRAGQTLEVPAA from the coding sequence ATGAGCGCCATCGCCATCCCGCCCCGCTCGGCATCTCGGGCCCAGGCTCGCGGGCGCACCGGTGGGCAGGCCGCTGGACGGCTCGGTGGGTCGGCTGGTGCGCAGCCCTCCTCCCGGCCCCGGCTGCGGCTGGTCACCGATGACTTCGTCCCCGAGGTCCCGGCCCGTCGTGACGCCGATGACGCCGCGCGCCGCCCCGCGGCAGCGCCTGTTTCCGGGTCGACGGAGCCGTCGATGCGTCGACCCTCCAGGCCTGCGTCCCTGCGCGGCCGCCGGTCAGAGCTGGAGAGGCTGGCTCCCCAGCACCCGGCGGTACGCGCCGCCAGGCTGCGGGACGATGCTCGGTGGGACGATGCTCGGCGAGAGGGCGCCCCGCAGGGTGATCGGCAGGGTGCAGCCGGTTCACCGTGGCGGGAGGAGGGGCGGCAGCGGTCCGGGTCGGGCCTGCGCCTCCTTCGCGGTGGATCCCTTGCCGTCATCGCGGCGGTCGTGCTCGCCTGCTGCGGACTCACGGTCGGGGGCCTGGCAGGACTGGCCTCGCCGACCTCTGCTGCTGCGGATGCTCAGGCGCCGGCCAGGACGACTACGACGGTGGTTCGTCCCGGTCAGTCCCTGTGGGAGATCGCCGCGGCGAGCGGGACCTCGGACGTCTCGGGGATGGTGGCCCGGATCGTCGAGCTCAACGATCTGGAGGGCGCAACTGTCCGTGCCGGGCAGACCCTTGAGGTGCCCGCGGCCTGA
- a CDS encoding glycosyltransferase family 4 protein — MRVLIVSDCYAPRLGGIETQVRDLARNLRAAGHQPAVVTATPVGDDRGRSVERDDGFPVYRTTAHLPSELPVHPRAGRELDALMSRLRPDVVHAHVGIVSPFAWSGIAAARRAGLPLAVSFHCVLGPWAPVAGMLGPLSPVRLWQRGGADLTAVSSMLAAEVRRAGAHDPVTVLPNGITIDDWRLERPGPQERRPHRPVTVVASLRWIERKRPLQVVRAFAQAVRSTPGCDAVLKVYGDGPLRDRLTQEVADSGLADRITLVGRVERSELARAFTRADIYLQTSPADSFGISTLEARSAGLAVVALRSSGVSDFVTDGVDGLLADDDAGLAHELAALLGDDELLERIKAHNYEVEPLPEWGSVVQMNVEAYLRAIDLRGAR, encoded by the coding sequence ATGCGCGTCCTCATCGTCTCCGACTGCTACGCGCCGCGACTGGGCGGCATCGAGACCCAGGTGCGGGACCTCGCCCGCAACCTGAGGGCGGCCGGTCACCAGCCCGCCGTCGTCACCGCGACTCCCGTCGGTGACGATCGAGGTCGCAGCGTTGAGAGGGATGACGGCTTCCCCGTCTACCGCACCACCGCTCACCTGCCCAGTGAGCTGCCCGTCCACCCGCGGGCCGGGCGCGAGCTGGATGCCCTCATGTCCCGTCTGCGCCCCGACGTCGTTCACGCCCACGTCGGCATTGTCTCTCCCTTCGCCTGGTCCGGCATCGCGGCGGCCCGTCGGGCCGGGCTCCCGCTGGCCGTCTCCTTCCACTGCGTGCTGGGGCCGTGGGCGCCGGTGGCCGGGATGCTGGGGCCGCTCAGCCCCGTACGGCTGTGGCAGCGGGGCGGCGCCGACCTGACGGCCGTGTCCTCCATGCTCGCCGCCGAGGTCCGGCGCGCCGGCGCCCACGACCCGGTGACCGTGCTGCCCAACGGCATCACCATCGACGACTGGCGCCTGGAGCGCCCCGGTCCTCAGGAGCGCAGACCCCACCGGCCGGTCACGGTCGTCGCCTCACTGCGATGGATCGAGCGCAAGCGCCCCCTGCAGGTCGTGCGCGCCTTCGCCCAGGCGGTCAGGAGCACCCCGGGGTGCGACGCCGTCCTCAAGGTCTACGGTGACGGCCCGCTGCGCGACCGGCTCACCCAGGAGGTCGCCGACTCCGGCCTGGCTGACCGCATCACCCTCGTGGGGCGCGTTGAGCGCAGCGAGCTCGCCCGGGCCTTCACACGGGCTGACATCTACCTGCAGACCTCGCCGGCAGACTCCTTCGGCATCTCCACACTCGAGGCCCGTAGCGCCGGACTGGCGGTCGTGGCCCTGCGCTCCAGCGGAGTCAGCGACTTCGTCACCGACGGCGTCGACGGGCTCCTCGCCGACGACGACGCCGGGCTGGCCCACGAGCTCGCGGCCCTCCTGGGCGACGACGAGCTGCTCGAGCGCATCAAGGCGCACAACTACGAGGTCGAACCCCTGCCCGAGTGGGGCTCCGTGGTGCAGATGAACGTCGAGGCCTACCTGCGCGCCATCGACCTGAGAGGCGCGCGCTAG
- the nrdR gene encoding transcriptional regulator NrdR, giving the protein MHCPFCRHDGSRVVDSRTAEDGTSIRRRRECQQCGRRFTTLETASLSVRKRSGVVEPFSRDKVMVGVRRACQGRPVSDDQLALLAHKVEEAIRAGGQALVDSHDVGLAILGPLRELDQIAYLRFASVYSSFDSLEDFENAIAELRRAEAAS; this is encoded by the coding sequence GTGCACTGCCCCTTCTGCCGTCATGACGGCTCTCGAGTCGTCGACTCCCGGACCGCGGAGGACGGCACCTCGATCCGTCGTCGTCGCGAGTGCCAGCAGTGCGGACGTCGTTTCACCACGCTGGAGACCGCCAGCCTGTCGGTCCGCAAGCGTTCCGGCGTCGTCGAGCCCTTCAGCCGTGACAAGGTGATGGTCGGGGTCAGGCGCGCCTGCCAGGGGCGCCCCGTCTCCGACGACCAGCTCGCACTCCTGGCGCACAAGGTCGAGGAGGCCATCCGCGCGGGAGGTCAGGCCCTCGTCGACTCCCACGACGTCGGTCTGGCGATCCTCGGCCCCCTGCGTGAGCTGGACCAGATCGCCTACCTGCGCTTCGCCTCGGTCTACTCCTCCTTCGACTCCCTGGAGGACTTCGAGAACGCCATCGCCGAGCTGCGTCGCGCGGAGGCCGCCTCCTAG
- a CDS encoding IclR family transcriptional regulator: MDSSLENDSSGVGVIDKAALVMSALESGPATLAQLVSATHLARPTAHRIAVALEFHRLVTRDPQGRFILGPRLTELASAAGEDHLLSAAGPVLAALRDKTHESAQLYRRQGDVRICVANAERPIGLRDSIPVGATMSMQGGSAAQVLLAWEEPDRLHRGLVGARFTATMLSAVRRRGWAQSVGEREPGVASVSAPVRGPGGKVVAAISISGPIERMGRQPGRVHGHVVMAAARRLSEVLSDTGAV, encoded by the coding sequence ATGGACAGCTCCTTAGAGAACGACAGCAGCGGCGTCGGCGTGATCGACAAGGCGGCCCTGGTGATGAGCGCACTCGAGTCGGGCCCGGCGACTCTGGCCCAGCTGGTGTCCGCCACCCACCTGGCCCGCCCCACGGCGCACCGCATCGCGGTCGCCCTCGAGTTCCACCGTCTAGTCACCCGCGACCCCCAGGGGCGCTTCATCCTGGGGCCCAGGCTCACCGAGCTGGCCAGCGCCGCGGGCGAGGACCATCTTCTGTCCGCCGCCGGACCGGTGCTGGCGGCTCTGCGCGACAAGACCCACGAGTCCGCCCAGCTCTACCGCCGTCAGGGCGACGTGCGCATCTGCGTGGCCAATGCCGAGCGCCCCATCGGGCTGCGCGACTCCATCCCCGTGGGCGCCACCATGTCCATGCAGGGCGGCTCAGCGGCTCAGGTGCTCCTCGCCTGGGAGGAGCCCGACCGTCTGCACCGCGGCCTGGTGGGAGCCCGGTTCACCGCCACGATGCTCTCGGCGGTCCGACGTCGGGGATGGGCTCAGTCGGTCGGCGAGCGCGAGCCGGGAGTCGCCTCGGTCTCGGCGCCGGTGCGCGGGCCGGGAGGCAAGGTCGTGGCCGCGATCTCGATCTCCGGGCCCATCGAGCGCATGGGGCGCCAGCCCGGCCGCGTCCACGGCCATGTGGTCATGGCGGCAGCACGCCGGCTGTCCGAGGTGCTCAGCGACACCGGAGCGGTCTGA
- the leuD gene encoding 3-isopropylmalate dehydratase small subunit, producing MDKFIRHTGIGAPLRRSAVDTDQIIPAVYLKRITRTGFDDALFASWRAGEPDFILNQEAYKRASVLVAGPDFGTGSSREHAVWALKDYGFKVVLAPRFADIFRGNAGKQGLVAGVVSQEDCEQLWKILETEPGSEVTVDLENRTVEAGSFRCTFAIDDYVRWILMEGLDDISLTLTQEDAIRAYEEARPAFKPRTLPAKHLPAQEVVSARAADMPRP from the coding sequence GTGGACAAGTTCATCCGGCACACGGGAATCGGCGCCCCGCTGCGGCGCAGCGCCGTCGACACCGATCAGATCATTCCGGCGGTGTACCTCAAGCGCATCACGCGCACGGGCTTCGACGACGCCCTGTTCGCCTCCTGGCGGGCCGGCGAGCCCGACTTCATCCTCAACCAGGAGGCCTACAAACGGGCCTCCGTGCTCGTGGCGGGCCCCGACTTCGGCACGGGCTCCTCGCGCGAGCACGCCGTGTGGGCGCTCAAGGACTACGGGTTCAAGGTGGTCCTGGCTCCCCGCTTCGCCGACATCTTCCGCGGCAACGCCGGCAAGCAGGGACTGGTGGCCGGGGTCGTGTCCCAGGAGGACTGCGAGCAGCTGTGGAAGATCCTCGAGACCGAGCCGGGCAGCGAGGTGACGGTGGACCTGGAGAACCGCACGGTCGAGGCCGGATCCTTCCGCTGCACCTTCGCCATCGACGACTACGTGCGCTGGATTCTCATGGAGGGGCTCGACGACATCTCCCTGACCCTCACCCAGGAGGACGCCATTCGCGCCTACGAGGAGGCCCGCCCGGCCTTCAAGCCGCGCACGCTGCCGGCCAAGCACCTGCCCGCCCAGGAGGTCGTCTCAGCCAGGGCCGCGGACATGCCCCGGCCCTGA
- a CDS encoding lysophospholipid acyltransferase family protein yields MTPFYRFAARGAIIPFLKMVSRQKVTGLENIPREGGFIAVANHLTDLDSLTAMRALVDADVPVYSLAKSTLFKVPVLGSILRAGGQIPVQRGTQNAATALKAASDVLADGGAIMIFPEGTLSRDPLKWPMVAKTGAARLAMTSGAPVLPMGQWGAHEILDTYGRSFRPFPRKDVRVTIGELMDLSRFGKDAQDREAVRACTAEIMRAITALVEELRGEKAPRPFDMHYDGDPGKGRIGVRRPDPLPEAVPGGTDTAQGTEKTAGKTESTEKTEGPQEGGQ; encoded by the coding sequence ATGACCCCGTTCTACCGCTTCGCCGCACGCGGGGCGATCATTCCGTTCCTCAAGATGGTCTCCAGGCAGAAGGTGACCGGCCTGGAGAACATCCCCCGTGAGGGCGGCTTCATCGCCGTGGCCAACCACCTGACCGACCTCGACTCGCTCACGGCCATGCGCGCCCTGGTCGACGCCGACGTACCCGTCTACTCCCTGGCCAAGTCCACCCTGTTCAAGGTTCCGGTGCTCGGCTCCATCCTGCGGGCCGGAGGCCAGATCCCGGTTCAGCGGGGCACCCAGAACGCGGCCACGGCCCTCAAGGCCGCCAGCGATGTCCTGGCCGACGGCGGAGCCATCATGATCTTCCCCGAGGGCACGCTCTCCCGGGACCCCCTCAAGTGGCCGATGGTCGCCAAGACCGGAGCGGCCAGGCTGGCCATGACCAGTGGCGCGCCCGTCCTGCCCATGGGGCAGTGGGGCGCCCACGAGATCCTGGACACCTACGGGCGCTCCTTCCGTCCCTTCCCGCGCAAGGACGTGCGCGTCACCATCGGCGAGCTCATGGACCTGTCCCGCTTCGGGAAGGACGCCCAGGACCGCGAGGCCGTGCGCGCCTGCACCGCTGAGATCATGCGGGCCATCACCGCCCTGGTGGAGGAGCTGCGGGGTGAGAAGGCCCCCCGGCCCTTCGACATGCACTACGACGGCGACCCCGGCAAGGGCAGGATCGGCGTGCGCCGCCCCGACCCGCTGCCCGAGGCCGTCCCCGGTGGGACCGACACCGCCCAGGGCACGGAGAAGACCGCGGGGAAGACCGAGAGCACGGAGAAGACCGAGGGGCCTCAGGAGGGCGGGCAGTGA
- a CDS encoding AMIN-like domain-containing (lipo)protein — protein sequence MPHRRPVIPLTLLAGTAAITAASTALALSACSVSTSSASPSSASAVPGGSGAPATAATQTAPPTHPHQNSSDAPDWGTGSRGQQAAEGSTLTVADVRVGNHPDEGYSRFVVEFDGQGTPGWSQPQWDIPASTMGKGDPIEVEGDHTMVIRGSGVAAVPPEGQRVSGHRQIELDDSANDDRSIDSAYIDPGFEGEFQVVLGTDSQTYRVFSLSNPTRLVVDIAH from the coding sequence ATGCCCCACCGCCGCCCCGTCATACCGCTCACCCTGCTGGCCGGCACCGCAGCTATCACTGCGGCCAGCACGGCTCTGGCGCTCAGCGCCTGCTCAGTGAGCACGTCATCGGCCTCCCCCTCCTCCGCGTCCGCCGTTCCCGGCGGATCCGGGGCCCCGGCAACGGCTGCGACCCAGACGGCGCCGCCCACCCACCCGCACCAGAACAGCTCCGACGCCCCGGACTGGGGCACCGGCTCCCGGGGCCAGCAGGCCGCCGAGGGCAGCACCCTCACGGTGGCTGACGTCAGGGTCGGGAACCACCCCGATGAGGGTTACAGCCGGTTCGTGGTGGAGTTCGACGGCCAGGGAACCCCCGGCTGGAGCCAGCCGCAGTGGGACATCCCGGCCTCCACCATGGGCAAGGGCGACCCGATCGAGGTTGAGGGGGACCACACGATGGTGATCCGGGGCAGCGGCGTGGCCGCGGTCCCCCCGGAGGGGCAGCGAGTCAGCGGACACCGGCAGATCGAGCTCGACGACTCCGCCAACGATGACCGGAGCATCGACTCGGCCTACATCGACCCCGGGTTCGAGGGCGAGTTCCAGGTGGTGCTGGGCACCGACTCCCAGACCTACCGGGTCTTCAGCCTCTCCAACCCCACGCGTCTGGTCGTCGACATCGCCCACTGA
- the leuC gene encoding 3-isopropylmalate dehydratase large subunit yields the protein MGMTLAEKVWRDHVVSKGSDGAPDLLFIDLHLVHEVTSPQAFEGLRLAGREVRRTDLTIATEDHNTPTLDIDLPIADVTSRAQIETLRANCAEFGVRLHSLGDADQGIVHAVGPQLGLTQPGMTVVCGDSHTSTHGAFGALAFGIGTSQVEHVLATQTLPIAPFKTMSVTIDGDLPSGSGAKDIILAIIAKIGTNGAQGHVIEYRGRAIEQLSMEARMTICNMSIEGGARAGMIAPDQTTFDYLKERPHAPVGEDWDAAVEYWSSLRTDPDAVFDTEVVLEAKDIEPFVTWGTNPGQGLPLSATVPDPEDIADATERLAAERALEYMDLVPGTPLRDIKVDTVFIGSCTNGRIEDLRAAAEVVRGRKKADGLRMLVVPASARVRLQAEAEGLDRVFKSFGAEWRNAGCSMCLAMNPDKLSSGERAASTSNRNFEGRQGKGGRTHLVSPVVAAATAVRGALSAPGDLPPRPAGWEESDAVDDGPALGADDIPVVTAVPPVPQPASIMLPVTVL from the coding sequence ATGGGAATGACTCTCGCCGAGAAGGTCTGGCGTGATCATGTGGTGTCCAAGGGGAGCGACGGCGCCCCCGACCTGCTGTTCATCGACCTTCACCTGGTTCACGAGGTCACCAGCCCCCAGGCCTTCGAGGGGCTGCGTCTGGCCGGCCGCGAGGTGCGTCGCACCGACCTGACCATCGCCACCGAGGACCACAACACCCCCACCCTGGACATCGACCTGCCGATCGCCGACGTCACCAGCCGCGCGCAGATCGAGACCCTGCGGGCCAACTGCGCCGAGTTCGGGGTGCGCCTGCACTCGCTGGGGGATGCCGACCAGGGGATCGTCCACGCCGTCGGCCCGCAGCTGGGGCTGACCCAGCCCGGCATGACCGTCGTCTGCGGCGACTCCCACACCTCCACCCACGGAGCCTTCGGGGCGCTCGCCTTCGGCATCGGCACCTCCCAGGTCGAGCACGTCTTGGCGACCCAGACCCTGCCCATCGCCCCCTTCAAGACGATGAGCGTCACCATCGACGGCGACCTGCCCTCGGGCAGCGGGGCCAAGGACATCATCCTGGCCATCATCGCCAAGATCGGGACCAACGGCGCCCAGGGGCATGTCATCGAGTACCGCGGCCGCGCCATCGAGCAGCTCTCGATGGAGGCCCGCATGACGATCTGCAACATGAGCATCGAGGGCGGGGCCCGGGCCGGCATGATCGCCCCCGACCAGACCACCTTCGACTACCTCAAGGAGCGTCCCCACGCGCCCGTCGGCGAGGACTGGGACGCCGCCGTGGAGTACTGGTCCAGTCTGCGCACCGACCCCGACGCCGTCTTCGACACCGAGGTGGTTCTCGAGGCCAAGGACATTGAGCCCTTCGTCACCTGGGGCACCAACCCCGGGCAGGGCCTGCCGCTGTCCGCCACGGTCCCCGACCCCGAGGACATCGCCGACGCCACCGAGCGGCTCGCCGCCGAGCGGGCCCTGGAGTATATGGATCTCGTCCCGGGGACGCCGCTGCGCGACATCAAGGTCGACACCGTCTTCATCGGCTCGTGCACCAACGGCCGCATCGAGGACCTGCGGGCCGCCGCGGAGGTGGTGCGCGGACGCAAGAAGGCTGACGGACTGCGCATGCTCGTGGTGCCGGCCTCCGCCCGGGTGCGGCTGCAGGCCGAGGCCGAGGGCCTGGACCGGGTCTTCAAGAGCTTCGGCGCCGAGTGGCGCAACGCCGGCTGCTCCATGTGCCTGGCCATGAACCCGGACAAGCTCTCCTCCGGGGAGCGCGCCGCCTCCACCTCCAACCGCAACTTCGAGGGGCGCCAGGGCAAGGGCGGACGAACCCACCTGGTCTCTCCCGTCGTCGCCGCGGCCACCGCCGTGCGCGGGGCCCTGTCCGCCCCGGGGGACCTGCCTCCGCGGCCCGCCGGCTGGGAGGAGTCCGACGCCGTCGATGACGGCCCGGCCCTGGGGGCCGACGACATCCCGGTGGTCACGGCGGTTCCGCCGGTGCCGCAGCCGGCGTCCATCATGCTCCCGGTGACCGTGCTGTAG